The uncultured Methanobrevibacter sp. genome includes a region encoding these proteins:
- a CDS encoding M24 family metallopeptidase, which translates to MIESYIKAGKLASKIRDEASKMIKDGTLVIDLVEYVESEILKTGAEIAFPCNVSINEYAAHYTSPAGDKTAFKAGDMVKLDLGAMIDGYIADTAVTVLASGNMDENYTQDEINLHEEIIEASAAGLEAAIATARAG; encoded by the coding sequence ATGATAGAATCTTATATAAAGGCTGGAAAACTGGCTTCTAAAATTCGTGATGAAGCTTCAAAAATGATTAAAGATGGAACTTTAGTTATTGACTTAGTTGAATATGTAGAAAGTGAAATATTGAAAACCGGAGCTGAAATTGCTTTTCCATGCAATGTATCAATCAATGAATATGCCGCGCATTATACCTCCCCAGCAGGAGACAAGACCGCATTCAAAGCTGGAGATATGGTAAAATTGGATTTAGGTGCCATGATTGACGGATACATAGCAGATACAGCAGTGACAGTACTTGCTAGTGGAAATATGGATGAAAATTATACTCAAGATGAAATTAACTTACATGAAGAAATAATTGAAGCATCAGCTGCAGGACTTGAAGCTGCAATTGCAACCGCCAGAGCAGG